The Paenibacillus macerans genome includes a window with the following:
- a CDS encoding metallophosphoesterase, protein MAYIYALSDIHGHLDIFRETLKNVDLESKNNKLILLGDYIDRGDKSCETLYFIKQLCEKYPGKVIPLLGNHEVMFLEDLNSLYPDGEFSEIIKYISEDEYNAISKKCENVSNELTKMCMIYKYVTDLIKSKHKTLIAWLRKLPLYYETEDQIFVHAGIDEEAEEYWKVGTSEEYFTWKYPPVFGTFYKDIIAGHTHTSEIANDKDFHSVYWDRQSHFYIDGATVISKFIPLLKYDIIAKEYSSFEKVTQDDGSFVWREYAIK, encoded by the coding sequence TTGGCTTATATTTATGCACTCAGTGATATACATGGTCATTTAGATATATTTCGAGAAACTTTGAAGAATGTTGACTTAGAATCAAAGAACAACAAATTGATATTGTTGGGAGATTACATTGATAGAGGGGATAAAAGTTGTGAAACACTTTATTTTATTAAGCAGCTCTGCGAAAAGTACCCTGGAAAAGTTATTCCTTTATTAGGCAACCACGAAGTTATGTTTTTAGAAGATTTAAATAGTCTTTATCCAGATGGTGAATTTTCTGAAATCATAAAATATATCTCGGAAGACGAATATAATGCTATTTCAAAAAAATGCGAGAATGTTTCGAATGAACTCACAAAAATGTGCATGATATATAAATATGTAACAGATTTAATAAAATCGAAGCATAAGACTCTTATTGCTTGGCTTAGAAAACTTCCCCTTTATTACGAGACAGAAGATCAAATTTTCGTACATGCTGGTATAGACGAAGAAGCTGAGGAATACTGGAAAGTCGGTACATCAGAAGAATACTTCACATGGAAGTATCCGCCTGTATTCGGCACTTTTTATAAAGACATAATTGCTGGACATACTCATACATCAGAGATAGCAAATGACAAAGATTTTCATTCGGTATACTGGGATAGGCAAAGTCACTTTTATATTGATGGTGCAACGGTAATAAGCAAATTCATACCACTCTTAAAGTACGACATCATCGCAAAAGAGTATTCAAGTTTTGAAAAAGTTACACAAGATGATGGTAGCTTTGTGTGGCGGGAATACGCAATAAAATAA
- the guaA gene encoding glutamine-hydrolyzing GMP synthase, producing MNKPNEMIVVLDFGGQYNQLIARRIRDLGVYSELLPFNTPVERLRELAPKGIVFSGGPSSVYAENAPHIDPAVYDVGVPILGICYGMQLMAHQLGGKVERAAKREYGKADVDFAENSVLTRGLQAKQTVWMSHGDHVTKLPEGFVVEASTEHAPIAGFANAERKMYGVQFHPEVRHSIHGNEMIRNFLYEICGCEGKWSMETWIEDAVRDIRAQVGDSKVLCALSGGVDSSVVAMLIHKAVGDQLTCMFIDHGLLRKGEAESVMETFVGKFDMKVVKIDARERFLSKLAGVDDPEQKRKIIGNEFIYVFEEESRRFDDFKFLAQGTLYTDIVESGTATAQTIKSHHNVGGLPEDMKFELVEPLKTLFKDEVRKVGEECGLPKEIVWRQPFPGPGLAIRVLGEVTEDKLKIVRDSDYILREEIAKAGLDREIWQYFTALPNMKSVGVMGDARTYSYTVGIRAVTSIDGMTADWARIPWDVLEKISVRIVNEVDNVNRVVYDITSKPPATIEWE from the coding sequence ATGAATAAGCCAAATGAAATGATTGTCGTCCTGGATTTCGGAGGGCAATACAACCAGCTGATTGCCAGACGGATCCGCGACTTGGGCGTTTACAGCGAACTACTGCCATTTAATACGCCGGTGGAGCGCCTTCGGGAGCTGGCGCCGAAAGGGATCGTGTTTTCCGGCGGACCGTCGAGCGTTTATGCCGAAAACGCGCCGCATATCGATCCGGCCGTGTACGATGTGGGCGTGCCGATCCTGGGCATCTGCTACGGCATGCAGCTGATGGCGCATCAGCTTGGCGGGAAAGTGGAACGTGCGGCAAAAAGAGAATACGGGAAAGCGGATGTCGATTTTGCCGAAAATTCGGTGCTGACCCGCGGGCTTCAGGCCAAGCAAACGGTGTGGATGAGCCATGGGGATCATGTGACGAAACTTCCCGAAGGTTTCGTGGTGGAAGCCTCCACGGAGCATGCGCCGATCGCCGGCTTTGCCAATGCCGAGCGCAAAATGTACGGCGTGCAGTTCCATCCGGAGGTCCGGCATTCGATCCACGGCAATGAAATGATCCGCAATTTCTTGTACGAAATCTGCGGCTGCGAAGGCAAATGGAGCATGGAGACATGGATCGAGGACGCGGTTCGCGACATCCGCGCCCAGGTCGGCGACAGCAAGGTGCTGTGCGCGTTAAGCGGCGGTGTCGATTCTTCGGTCGTGGCGATGCTGATCCACAAAGCGGTCGGCGATCAGCTGACCTGTATGTTCATCGACCACGGCCTGCTGCGCAAAGGCGAAGCCGAAAGCGTAATGGAGACGTTTGTCGGCAAGTTCGACATGAAGGTCGTCAAGATTGACGCGCGCGAGCGGTTTTTGTCCAAGCTGGCCGGTGTCGACGATCCGGAACAAAAGCGGAAAATCATCGGCAACGAGTTTATTTACGTGTTTGAAGAAGAGTCGCGCCGGTTTGACGATTTTAAATTTTTGGCGCAGGGCACGTTGTATACGGATATCGTAGAAAGCGGCACCGCCACGGCGCAGACGATCAAATCCCATCACAATGTGGGCGGTTTGCCGGAGGACATGAAATTCGAGCTCGTTGAACCGCTAAAGACGCTGTTCAAGGACGAGGTCCGCAAAGTCGGCGAAGAGTGCGGCTTGCCGAAGGAGATCGTGTGGAGACAGCCGTTCCCGGGCCCGGGCCTGGCGATTCGTGTCCTCGGCGAAGTCACGGAGGACAAGCTGAAAATCGTCCGCGATTCCGACTACATTTTGCGCGAGGAAATCGCCAAAGCGGGACTGGATCGCGAGATTTGGCAGTATTTTACCGCCCTGCCTAACATGAAAAGCGTAGGGGTTATGGGCGACGCCCGGACTTACTCCTACACCGTAGGGATTCGCGCGGTAACGTCCATCGACGGCATGACCGCCGACTGGGCCCGCATCCCGTGGGACGTGCTGGAGAAAATTTCGGTACGGATCGTAAATGAAGTCGATAACGTCAACCGGGTCGTGTACGACATTACGTCTAAGCCGCCGGCGACGATCGAGTGGGAATAG
- a CDS encoding DUF4129 domain-containing transglutaminase family protein translates to MPAPSSKEEAAALAVAPAEGGISRPEASFGAVPKDDAPAFGLRLVLSAFLFGLFGEWLYPLYAFVANDQADTVTLFFVLTGLLLCAGCLRLPSFLYAMIPSLLVVCSLFYLHGQADGWIWFIDLGKQFGADLAEFMQAGRLSGVSMEFRTLLLLIGWTLLVVSVQMLTLGRQNILLFLAVTLLYLIVLETAGGVELYLGLIRTAVLGLILQALVFGKRGPGCAFGRGGLLGSGIVLVCVAGAALLSSQLPVQPIRPVSWQQIARSLSEWSGAELTAAQETAAVFSVSGYSRSDAELGAPLQLRHDVYFTALSPRNTYWRGESKSVYTGRGWIQPAAGDGAKSAETRETKNAAASAAPAFGPANPGTAPVAEEIRQTVMFKEPLTGRVALLSGGIPVRSGFVFGGEQTPRVQVEPRFDRLADALVIDYAAAAEQIYGYEVTALLQTHPGSALRDDHGPDEEGIADRYLQLPDSLPERVRNLGKELAAGTSSRYDAALAVQSYLKKNYAYNLDTRRPPADADFVDRFLFEDKIGYCDHFSSAMVVLLRSGGVPARWVKGFAPGEPEAAGRAGQDETMRRITVTYADAHAWVEVYFPQAGWVPFDPTPGFGEALAAGAGSPGGAAGGNTGTRLLEWLNQAAASVQKLAAEWTAAAAEIAAGWREKLQPVPNLFVWTASLLGAGFAVLIAREIAWRGNRLQLWLYLRRPRRSFPGRSELLTAADRVWRELGQCYGPKPPAMTAREYLWSALQGRPGLTGAAEEFVAIWENLYYGGRQPERRESMKFLKHCRNLAFRRR, encoded by the coding sequence ATGCCAGCGCCTAGTTCAAAGGAAGAAGCGGCAGCCTTGGCCGTCGCCCCTGCGGAGGGAGGGATTTCGCGTCCGGAGGCATCTTTCGGAGCCGTCCCCAAAGACGATGCCCCGGCCTTCGGACTGCGGCTCGTTTTATCGGCGTTTTTGTTCGGACTGTTTGGGGAATGGCTGTATCCGCTGTACGCTTTTGTCGCCAATGACCAAGCGGACACGGTTACGCTTTTTTTCGTGCTGACGGGACTGCTGTTATGCGCCGGATGTTTGCGTTTGCCGTCTTTTTTATATGCCATGATCCCTTCGCTTCTGGTCGTCTGTTCTTTATTTTATCTCCATGGGCAGGCGGATGGATGGATCTGGTTTATCGACTTGGGAAAACAGTTTGGCGCCGATTTGGCCGAATTTATGCAAGCCGGACGGCTGAGCGGCGTCAGCATGGAATTCCGCACATTGCTGCTGCTGATCGGCTGGACGCTGCTGGTCGTGTCCGTGCAAATGCTGACGCTCGGCAGACAAAACATTCTGCTGTTCCTGGCGGTGACGCTGCTTTACTTGATCGTACTGGAGACAGCCGGGGGCGTCGAACTGTACTTGGGACTGATTCGAACCGCGGTGCTCGGCCTGATTTTGCAGGCATTGGTGTTCGGCAAGCGGGGGCCGGGTTGCGCCTTCGGCCGGGGAGGCCTGCTCGGCTCGGGGATTGTCTTGGTTTGCGTAGCCGGTGCCGCGCTGTTGAGCTCGCAGCTTCCGGTGCAGCCGATCCGCCCGGTATCCTGGCAGCAGATTGCCCGGAGTTTGTCCGAGTGGAGCGGCGCCGAGCTGACTGCAGCGCAGGAAACGGCGGCGGTCTTTAGCGTTTCCGGGTACAGCCGCAGCGACGCCGAGCTGGGGGCTCCTTTGCAGCTTCGGCACGATGTGTATTTCACGGCGCTGTCGCCGCGGAATACGTATTGGCGCGGGGAAAGCAAAAGCGTCTACACGGGACGGGGCTGGATTCAGCCTGCTGCGGGGGATGGCGCGAAAAGTGCGGAGACGCGGGAAACGAAGAACGCCGCGGCCTCCGCAGCGCCGGCCTTCGGGCCTGCCAATCCCGGCACCGCCCCGGTCGCGGAAGAAATCCGCCAGACGGTGATGTTTAAAGAACCGCTGACCGGGCGGGTAGCGCTTCTTTCCGGCGGCATTCCCGTACGTTCCGGATTTGTTTTTGGCGGCGAACAAACTCCCCGGGTTCAGGTGGAGCCCCGTTTCGACCGGCTCGCCGATGCACTGGTGATCGATTACGCTGCCGCGGCCGAGCAAATCTACGGCTACGAAGTGACCGCGCTGCTGCAAACGCACCCGGGCTCCGCCTTGCGAGACGATCACGGCCCCGACGAAGAGGGCATCGCCGACCGTTATCTGCAGCTTCCCGATTCCTTACCGGAACGGGTGCGGAATTTGGGAAAAGAGCTCGCAGCCGGAACAAGCAGCCGCTATGATGCGGCTTTGGCCGTGCAGAGCTATTTGAAGAAGAACTATGCCTACAACCTGGATACCCGGCGCCCGCCGGCGGACGCCGACTTTGTCGACCGTTTCTTGTTCGAGGACAAAATCGGCTACTGCGACCATTTTTCCAGCGCAATGGTGGTGCTGCTCCGCAGCGGCGGCGTTCCGGCGAGATGGGTGAAGGGCTTTGCGCCGGGCGAACCCGAAGCGGCAGGCCGCGCTGGCCAGGACGAGACGATGCGGCGGATTACCGTGACTTACGCGGACGCCCATGCCTGGGTCGAGGTTTATTTTCCGCAGGCCGGCTGGGTGCCTTTTGATCCGACGCCCGGATTCGGCGAGGCGCTTGCGGCAGGCGCAGGCAGCCCCGGCGGCGCGGCCGGCGGGAACACCGGCACGAGGCTCCTCGAATGGCTGAACCAGGCGGCGGCCAGCGTGCAAAAGCTGGCCGCCGAATGGACAGCGGCCGCTGCCGAAATCGCCGCCGGCTGGCGGGAAAAGCTGCAGCCTGTGCCGAATCTATTCGTTTGGACGGCCTCGCTGCTAGGCGCCGGCTTTGCGGTTTTAATCGCCCGGGAGATCGCTTGGCGTGGAAATCGGCTGCAGCTGTGGCTGTACCTGCGCCGGCCGCGCCGCAGCTTCCCGGGACGAAGCGAATTGCTGACGGCCGCCGACCGGGTGTGGCGGGAGCTTGGCCAGTGTTACGGGCCCAAACCGCCGGCGATGACGGCCAGGGAATATTTGTGGTCCGCTCTACAGGGCAGACCGGGCTTAACCGGCGCGGCAGAAGAGTTTGTGGCGATTTGGGAGAACCTCTATTACGGAGGGCGGCAGCCTGAGCGCAGGGAAAGCATGAAGTTTCTGAAGCATTGCCGGAATTTGGCCTTTCGGCGCCGCTGA
- a CDS encoding DUF58 domain-containing protein has translation MRSGIWRWAAALTATGLLTAWYLWRGGASSFFLALLPWFVMLQGALALWCGPKRMKVVRSWEPDRPADGDGLAMKLTVTCLSGLPPLWLHVEDELAAEVSLVRNSGRAGKLYFSGFSRVYSGTYHMEEINRGIYENIAVRLTWGDALGWFKRSLRVETEDILIVPPRPLSSYPSQTPEAYGDHESGGGPYRQQAAAPSAPGRLRPYMTGDPLRRIHWKHSAKTGTLLTRIPEEQGNVPRYLLLGTDEADYAVPRDQVDGQRRSAGKERSAAAPAAWAAEADRFELAVSAAASWLQREARYGKPGELLLSHGGMDGIAALSGYEGLAHGMELLAGVDLGKGMSAEAVLERDWPELSAQGRSVTVITGQLRPGLTEAALRLAEAGVSAELWCACPPAGAELDGALASRLRQHGVAVFGLTPRHLGLPRKEGAEHASA, from the coding sequence ATGAGAAGCGGGATTTGGAGATGGGCGGCGGCCCTGACGGCAACGGGGCTGCTCACGGCATGGTATTTATGGCGCGGAGGCGCGTCTTCTTTCTTTTTGGCGCTGCTGCCTTGGTTCGTAATGCTGCAAGGCGCGTTGGCATTATGGTGCGGTCCGAAGCGGATGAAAGTGGTGCGGTCCTGGGAGCCGGACCGTCCGGCGGACGGGGATGGGCTCGCCATGAAATTGACCGTGACTTGTCTAAGCGGATTGCCGCCGCTGTGGCTGCATGTGGAAGATGAGCTGGCAGCAGAAGTTTCGCTGGTACGTAACAGCGGCAGAGCAGGCAAATTGTATTTCTCCGGGTTTAGCAGGGTTTACAGCGGGACTTATCATATGGAAGAAATCAACCGGGGGATTTACGAAAACATTGCAGTAAGGCTGACGTGGGGCGATGCGCTCGGCTGGTTTAAGCGCAGCTTGCGGGTGGAAACGGAAGACATTTTGATCGTCCCCCCGCGGCCGTTAAGTTCCTATCCTTCGCAAACGCCCGAGGCGTACGGCGATCATGAAAGCGGCGGCGGCCCGTACCGCCAGCAGGCGGCAGCGCCGTCCGCGCCCGGCCGCCTGAGGCCGTACATGACCGGGGATCCGCTGCGCCGCATTCACTGGAAACATTCAGCGAAGACGGGAACGCTGCTGACTCGTATTCCGGAGGAGCAGGGGAACGTGCCGCGTTATTTGCTGCTGGGAACGGATGAAGCGGATTACGCCGTGCCGCGAGACCAGGTTGACGGTCAGCGGCGCTCCGCCGGCAAGGAACGGTCCGCTGCTGCACCGGCGGCCTGGGCCGCGGAGGCTGATCGTTTTGAGCTGGCGGTATCCGCCGCCGCGTCCTGGCTGCAGCGGGAAGCCCGGTACGGGAAACCGGGGGAACTGCTGCTTAGCCATGGCGGCATGGATGGTATCGCCGCGTTATCCGGGTATGAAGGACTAGCCCACGGTATGGAACTGCTGGCCGGGGTTGATCTCGGCAAAGGGATGTCCGCGGAGGCGGTGCTTGAGCGGGACTGGCCGGAGTTGTCCGCGCAGGGACGGTCTGTCACGGTCATTACCGGACAGCTCAGACCCGGTTTGACGGAAGCAGCTTTGCGGCTAGCGGAAGCGGGGGTCTCCGCCGAGCTGTGGTGCGCGTGCCCGCCGGCCGGGGCGGAGCTTGATGGCGCGCTCGCCTCCCGCCTGCGGCAACATGGCGTAGCCGTTTTTGGCCTGACGCCCCGGCATCTTGGACTCCCGCGAAAGGAGGGAGCGGAACATGCCAGCGCCTAG
- a CDS encoding AAA family ATPase produces MNQEQVHDLLQRLVSRVDRVIVGKKREIELAVVAMLYGGHILLEDVPGVGKTMLVRTLAACLGGSFGRIQFTSDLMPSDVTGVTVYHAQSGQFEFRPGPVFSHIVLADEINRAAPRTQSALLEAMEERKVTVDGVTRALPKPFLLLATQNPLEYEGTYRLPEAQLDRFLMRLTLGYPNPEQELEMLGRLQEQHPLAELKPVLLPDEIAAMQRQVRGVLVDDVVKRYMVSLADASRRHPQVSLGISPRGTLAWMGASQAMAYFKGRSFVTPDDVKAVAEAVLVHRIVLKTEAKIAGISGERVLRELLAKVDVPIFARVSGVPS; encoded by the coding sequence ATGAATCAGGAACAGGTACATGATCTGCTGCAGCGGCTGGTCAGCCGGGTGGATCGTGTCATTGTCGGAAAAAAAAGGGAAATCGAGCTGGCGGTTGTCGCCATGCTGTACGGAGGCCATATTTTGCTGGAGGATGTTCCCGGCGTCGGCAAAACGATGCTGGTGCGGACGCTGGCGGCTTGCCTCGGCGGGTCGTTTGGCCGCATCCAGTTCACGTCCGATTTGATGCCTTCCGATGTTACCGGAGTCACGGTTTATCATGCGCAAAGCGGACAGTTTGAATTTCGGCCCGGCCCGGTATTTTCCCATATCGTGCTGGCCGACGAAATCAACCGTGCGGCTCCAAGAACGCAGTCGGCTTTGCTGGAGGCGATGGAGGAGCGGAAGGTGACCGTGGACGGAGTCACCCGGGCTTTGCCGAAACCTTTTTTGCTGCTGGCCACGCAAAATCCGCTGGAATACGAGGGGACCTACCGCCTGCCTGAGGCACAGCTGGACCGCTTTTTGATGCGGCTGACTTTGGGGTACCCGAATCCGGAGCAGGAGCTTGAGATGCTTGGCCGGCTGCAGGAGCAGCATCCCCTCGCCGAGCTGAAGCCGGTGCTGCTGCCCGACGAAATCGCCGCGATGCAGCGGCAGGTGCGGGGCGTATTGGTGGATGATGTCGTCAAACGTTATATGGTCAGCCTGGCGGACGCGTCGCGCCGTCACCCGCAAGTTTCCCTCGGCATCAGCCCGCGCGGCACGCTGGCCTGGATGGGGGCTTCGCAGGCGATGGCTTATTTCAAGGGCCGCTCGTTTGTTACGCCCGATGATGTCAAAGCGGTTGCGGAAGCGGTGCTGGTTCACCGGATCGTGTTGAAAACCGAAGCCAAAATCGCCGGAATCAGCGGCGAAAGGGTGCTTAGGGAATTGCTCGCCAAAGTGGACGTGCCGATTTTTGCAAGGGTCTCAGGTGTGCCGTCATGA
- a CDS encoding polysaccharide deacetylase — protein sequence MNKKWKSGLMVIRTVLLLTALVWVVSVPLGAEPQGWPEIAAHALAQPPADASATNKGTAKAGEHTGEKETGALGANAVPLAAAAEQVAANEAAPERLEGGAATAAWTVMAAGGTAAAAASETPAQAAANETAKAKPADGKATVKAADKAANKANDNTDGKVVYLTFDDGPSSLTDEVLAILKKEDVPGTFFVLGEQAKRYPEMIRRIEDAGHKLGNHTYNHEYKELYDSFGHFWKQVKATEEVLRGITGKRTPLVRAPGGTYGHFDETYFNLLELGGYKVFDWNVDSGDSKRKGVPASEIIDNVVSANRQNEVIVLMHDGAGHGESVKALPKIIQYYKKQGYEFRAISPDQPPVQFHLDPSMKKKHRTIPSDAWVKANVVPNAALFGPDLPLTVEAGGVQTRLDSGEYRLQDGQYIVPLRTTMERLGAKVHWDGDNQRAVVVWGNAKATFDPNTGTATSELTGKLQVKYDLIFERKNESLWVPLRILMEAAGHPIASLTLREDERRVTAL from the coding sequence ATGAACAAAAAATGGAAATCCGGTCTAATGGTCATTCGTACGGTATTGCTTTTAACGGCGCTGGTTTGGGTCGTTAGTGTCCCGCTTGGCGCCGAGCCGCAGGGGTGGCCGGAAATCGCGGCGCATGCGCTGGCCCAGCCGCCGGCAGATGCGTCGGCAACAAATAAGGGCACGGCAAAAGCGGGGGAACATACCGGGGAAAAAGAGACGGGGGCGCTGGGAGCGAATGCTGTGCCGCTTGCGGCGGCGGCCGAACAAGTCGCGGCGAACGAGGCGGCTCCCGAACGGCTGGAGGGAGGGGCAGCAACTGCTGCGTGGACTGTCATGGCGGCGGGGGGAACGGCAGCCGCAGCGGCATCGGAAACGCCGGCGCAGGCTGCAGCAAATGAGACGGCCAAGGCCAAACCGGCGGACGGTAAAGCGACTGTTAAAGCCGCTGATAAAGCCGCCAATAAGGCCAACGATAATACCGACGGCAAAGTGGTGTATCTTACCTTTGACGACGGGCCTAGTTCGCTTACGGATGAAGTGCTGGCTATTTTGAAAAAAGAGGACGTTCCGGGAACTTTCTTTGTGCTTGGCGAGCAGGCGAAACGCTACCCCGAGATGATCCGGCGGATCGAGGATGCCGGGCATAAGCTCGGCAACCATACCTATAACCATGAATACAAGGAGCTTTACGACAGCTTCGGCCATTTTTGGAAGCAGGTCAAAGCCACCGAAGAGGTGCTGCGCGGAATCACCGGTAAACGCACGCCGCTGGTGCGCGCTCCGGGCGGGACGTACGGCCATTTTGACGAAACGTATTTCAACCTCCTTGAGCTCGGGGGCTATAAGGTATTCGACTGGAACGTGGACAGCGGGGATTCCAAAAGGAAGGGAGTTCCGGCTTCTGAAATCATAGACAACGTCGTATCGGCGAACCGGCAAAACGAGGTCATTGTGCTCATGCACGATGGCGCGGGACATGGGGAATCCGTCAAGGCGCTGCCGAAAATCATTCAATATTATAAGAAGCAGGGGTACGAGTTTCGTGCGATTTCCCCCGATCAGCCGCCTGTGCAATTTCATCTTGATCCTTCCATGAAAAAGAAACATAGAACCATCCCGTCCGATGCCTGGGTGAAAGCCAATGTTGTGCCCAACGCCGCTTTGTTCGGTCCGGATTTGCCGTTAACGGTAGAAGCGGGAGGCGTGCAAACCCGGCTGGACAGCGGGGAGTACCGGCTGCAGGATGGGCAATATATTGTCCCGCTGCGGACAACGATGGAACGGCTTGGGGCCAAAGTCCATTGGGACGGGGACAACCAACGCGCCGTCGTCGTATGGGGGAATGCGAAAGCGACCTTCGATCCGAACACCGGAACGGCGACCTCGGAGCTTACAGGAAAACTCCAGGTCAAATATGACCTGATTTTCGAACGCAAAAACGAATCGTTATGGGTGCCGCTGCGGATTCTTATGGAAGCGGCGGGTCATCCGATCGCTTCGCTCACGTTGCGCGAGGATGAACGCCGGGTGACCGCACTGTAA
- the bcp gene encoding thioredoxin-dependent thiol peroxidase: MTEHQLEAGKPVPDFRLPASGGEEVSLKQFRGRKVVLYFYPKDSTPACTQEACDFRDLGALFAEYGTAVLGISGDSVKSHDRFSQKQGITFPLLADEDHEVCRQYGVWQLKKMYGREFEGIVRSTFLIDEEGKLLKAWRGIRVKGHADEVLEAVKEAAGGRG; this comes from the coding sequence ATGACGGAGCATCAACTGGAGGCGGGCAAGCCCGTTCCGGATTTCCGGCTTCCCGCGAGCGGGGGAGAAGAGGTATCGCTGAAGCAGTTTCGCGGACGCAAGGTCGTCCTTTATTTTTATCCAAAAGATTCCACGCCGGCCTGCACCCAGGAAGCCTGCGATTTTCGCGATCTCGGCGCGTTGTTTGCCGAATACGGTACGGCCGTGCTGGGGATCAGCGGGGATTCGGTTAAGTCGCACGACCGCTTTAGCCAAAAGCAGGGAATCACCTTTCCGCTGCTCGCGGACGAGGATCATGAAGTTTGCCGGCAGTACGGCGTTTGGCAGCTCAAAAAAATGTACGGCCGCGAATTCGAAGGTATCGTCCGTTCCACTTTTTTGATCGATGAAGAAGGGAAGCTGCTGAAGGCTTGGCGCGGCATCAGGGTCAAAGGCCATGCCGACGAGGTGCTGGAGGCCGTTAAAGAGGCGGCCGGTGGGCGGGGATGA
- a CDS encoding LCP family protein produces the protein MTKRTKRAILWSVIGVVVAIAAFVAYYFIAIYNQVDNFKKEGEDSPFYNVQPTETKAEEPPKWEGTERVNILLMGVDARGLKKGEIPRSDTMLVASLDPVTKKAYLFSILRDTYTNIPDYGKERINTAITHGPNTAMKAVSDLLGIPIQYYVYTDFQGFIELVDAVGGVDFYVEKDMRYTSKADNHEYDIDLKKGQQHLDGKTALQYVRFRHDAMSDYTRTERQRNFLKAVADKLKSTTSIMMLPSILEKVNPYIDTNLSVQDMWKLATVGYDSQLAASEQIPPMELLKEETVGGSDVLGIRSEDELKQYVQDVFNKAEESKPEDGSQNSTEDSGGSDSGSDKSNAGNSGNTSAGNRTGSSADGGGTAAVKPAS, from the coding sequence ATGACGAAACGCACAAAACGCGCGATCCTCTGGTCGGTGATCGGAGTCGTGGTCGCAATCGCCGCATTCGTGGCCTATTATTTTATCGCGATATATAATCAGGTGGACAATTTTAAGAAAGAAGGAGAAGACTCCCCTTTCTATAATGTTCAGCCTACCGAAACCAAAGCCGAGGAGCCTCCGAAATGGGAAGGAACGGAACGGGTCAATATTCTGCTGATGGGCGTGGATGCCCGCGGCCTGAAAAAAGGGGAGATCCCCCGCTCCGACACGATGCTGGTCGCTTCCCTGGATCCTGTCACCAAAAAGGCCTATCTCTTCTCTATTTTGCGCGATACCTATACGAATATTCCGGACTACGGCAAGGAACGGATTAATACGGCGATCACCCACGGCCCCAATACGGCGATGAAGGCGGTGTCCGATTTGCTCGGCATCCCGATCCAGTATTATGTTTACACCGATTTCCAAGGCTTTATCGAGCTGGTGGACGCGGTCGGCGGCGTCGATTTTTACGTGGAAAAAGACATGCGTTACACCAGTAAAGCGGATAACCATGAATACGACATCGATCTGAAAAAAGGCCAACAGCATCTGGACGGCAAAACGGCGCTGCAATACGTGCGCTTCCGCCATGACGCCATGTCCGACTATACCCGGACGGAGCGGCAGCGCAACTTCCTGAAAGCCGTCGCGGATAAGCTGAAGTCGACGACTTCGATCATGATGCTGCCTTCGATTTTGGAGAAAGTGAATCCTTATATCGACACGAACCTGTCAGTGCAGGATATGTGGAAGCTGGCCACCGTCGGCTACGACAGCCAGCTGGCAGCAAGCGAACAGATTCCCCCGATGGAGTTATTGAAGGAAGAAACCGTCGGCGGATCGGACGTACTGGGCATTCGCAGCGAAGACGAACTGAAGCAGTACGTTCAGGATGTGTTCAACAAGGCGGAAGAATCCAAACCGGAGGACGGCAGTCAAAATTCCACGGAGGACAGCGGCGGCTCCGATAGCGGCAGCGATAAAAGCAACGCCGGAAATAGCGGCAATACAAGCGCCGGAAACAGAACGGGGAGCAGCGCTGACGGCGGCGGAACGGCGGCGGTAAAGCCGGCGTCTTAG